In one Thermococcus sp. 2319x1 genomic region, the following are encoded:
- the crcB gene encoding fluoride efflux transporter CrcB translates to MNTKIFLAVGVGGMLGAIMRYSIAGLLPVYKDFPVGTLLVNSIASFLLGYLYGLIFFGYEVSPNWRAFFGTGFCGGLSTFSNFSYETFSLLREREHFLALLNISANVIMTISLVFLGFLPARR, encoded by the coding sequence ATGAACACTAAAATCTTCTTGGCAGTTGGCGTTGGTGGAATGCTGGGGGCAATAATGCGCTATAGCATTGCAGGTTTACTCCCGGTTTACAAGGATTTTCCCGTGGGAACTCTATTGGTGAACAGCATAGCCAGCTTCCTGCTTGGTTATTTATATGGACTAATCTTCTTTGGTTATGAAGTTTCTCCCAACTGGAGGGCTTTTTTTGGAACCGGATTCTGCGGTGGCTTGAGCACGTTCTCGAATTTTTCATACGAGACTTTCAGCCTTTTAAGGGAGAGGGAGCATTTTCTTGCCCTCCTAAACATCTCGGCAAACGTTATAATGACCATAAGCTTAGTGTTTTTGGGATTCCTTCCTGCAAGGAGGTGA
- a CDS encoding MoaD/ThiS family protein, whose translation MVKIRLMGAFAHLAKARELEIKLESPKTVDEILRELIPRYDEFHDKIIFINGKPAKGDAVVEEGDEIKVMPVLSGG comes from the coding sequence ATGGTGAAAATCAGGCTTATGGGTGCTTTTGCTCACCTTGCCAAAGCTAGAGAGCTTGAGATAAAGCTTGAGTCACCAAAGACGGTAGATGAGATACTTAGAGAGCTAATCCCGAGGTATGACGAATTCCATGACAAGATAATCTTCATTAACGGCAAGCCCGCAAAGGGGGATGCAGTGGTTGAGGAAGGGGACGAAATAAAGGTCATGCCCGTTCTCAGCGGGGGTTAG